The region CGGACCGCATGGATGCCGTGATCGCCACCCTCAAGCGGCCGGCCCCGTCCGTACCGGGAAACTGGAACCACCGGTACCGCGCCAATTTGGAGAAGATAAAGAGCGGCAACGCCTTTGAAGTGGCAGAAGTCGTCCTGAGTCTGACCCGTCGGGATCGGGAAAAAGGGCTTTCCACCGGAGAGCGCCGCATGCTGGAGGTTGCCAGACAGATCCTGGTGTCGGAACTGGTCCTCTCTAAAGGTCTTCCCCTCCAGGAAGCTTCCTCCCTTCTGGATCGCGCTCTGGCCTGATGCCCGGACACCGTGGCGAGCGGGGGCGGGGTTCGTTCCTTGCCCCTGCGTGCTTTTCTGCCCTATAATTACTTCCAGCGAGATTAGAGGCGCGGGGCGGAGAGGGGGTGTGCCATAACTTGGATGCGAAGCTGAGGAGAGTGGTGGCGTACGTCGGGCTGCTGGCTGGCCTGGCGAGTGGCGGATGGGGTGTGGATCCCCTACTCACCTACCTGGGGAGTTCTTTGCCGCCCGTCCAGCGCATCAGTGTGCTGGTGTTGGGAGCGGCACTAGGCGGCCTCATCGGTTTTATCATACTGCCCCAGGTGGTCCGGGCCATCCTGGTGGGGACCGGGCGACTGGAAGTGCGCCTGTCTCGGGTTCCCATCGCGGACATGGTGGCGGGGACCCTGGGGTTAATATGCGGCCTTCTCATCGCCAACCTGCTCACCTATCCTTTTTCGCGGCTGCCGCGCATCGGTCCCTTCCTGCCCCCTGCGGCCAGCGTGATCATGGCTTACCTGGGAGCCAGCCTGGCGGTCCACCGGCGAGACGAACTGGCCGCCCTGGTACCATTTCTGGGCCGGTGGGGCGGAAAAGACAGGGGCCTGCGGGAGGGCATGGCCAAGATCCTGGACACCAGCGCCATCATCGACGGGCGCATCGTGGACGTGTGCCAGACCGGCTTCCTGGAAGGGCCGGTGGTGATCCCGTCCTTTGTGCTGGAGGAATTGCGCCACATCGCGGATTCCACCGATGGCGTGCGCAGGAGCCGGGGTCGCCGGGGGCTGGAGGTGCTGGCCCAGCTCCAGCAGACGCCCGGGGTACCGGTGCAGGTCTGGGAGAAGGACGTGCCCGGGCGTGACGTTGACTCCAAGTTGCTGAGGCTGGCCAAGCAAGTGCGGGGTAAGGTGGTAACCAACGACTTCAACCTCAACCGGGTGTGCGCGGTGCAGGGGATACCGGTGCTGAACCTCAACGAGCTGGCAAATGCCCTGAAACCCAGGGTCTTGCCTGGTGAGGAGATGTCCGTGCACATCCTGCGGGACGGCAAGGAAGCCGGGCAGGGAGTCGGGTACCTCGACGACGGTACCATGATCGTGGTGGAAGGCGGCAAGCGGCATATCGGGGAAACCATAGAGGTGGCGGTCACCAGCGTGTTGCAGACCGCGGCCGGGCG is a window of Bacillota bacterium DNA encoding:
- a CDS encoding CarD family transcriptional regulator, giving the protein MFKVGDKVVYPMHGAGVIEAIEEHEVLGQKQEYYIMRLPLGDMKVMIPISSVEQVGLRAVEPADRMDAVIATLKRPAPSVPGNWNHRYRANLEKIKSGNAFEVAEVVLSLTRRDREKGLSTGERRMLEVARQILVSELVLSKGLPLQEASSLLDRALA
- a CDS encoding TRAM domain-containing protein, whose amino-acid sequence is MDAKLRRVVAYVGLLAGLASGGWGVDPLLTYLGSSLPPVQRISVLVLGAALGGLIGFIILPQVVRAILVGTGRLEVRLSRVPIADMVAGTLGLICGLLIANLLTYPFSRLPRIGPFLPPAASVIMAYLGASLAVHRRDELAALVPFLGRWGGKDRGLREGMAKILDTSAIIDGRIVDVCQTGFLEGPVVIPSFVLEELRHIADSTDGVRRSRGRRGLEVLAQLQQTPGVPVQVWEKDVPGRDVDSKLLRLAKQVRGKVVTNDFNLNRVCAVQGIPVLNLNELANALKPRVLPGEEMSVHILRDGKEAGQGVGYLDDGTMIVVEGGKRHIGETIEVAVTSVLQTAAGRMIFARPKLDKAG